In one Musa acuminata AAA Group cultivar baxijiao chromosome BXJ2-5, Cavendish_Baxijiao_AAA, whole genome shotgun sequence genomic region, the following are encoded:
- the LOC135612546 gene encoding monosaccharide-sensing protein 2-like isoform X1, translated as MQGAVLVAIAASIGNLLQGWDNTTIAGAVLYIKKEFKLESEPTIEGLIVAMSLIGATIITTFSGAVSDLVGRRPLLIISSVLYFVSGLIMLWSPNVYVLLLARLIDGFGIGLAVTLVPVYISETAPSEIRGLLNTLPQFSGCGGMFLSYCMVFGMSLMANPAWRVMLGVLSIPSLLYFLLTIFCLPESPRWLVSKGKMLEAKLVLQRLHGREDVSGEMALLVEGLGVGGETSIEEYIIDPANELPDDQGATADTEQITLYGPEEGLSWVARPVKGQSILGSAFTLLSRHGSMEMQSSVPLMDPLVTLFGSVHEKLPEMGSMRSTMFPNFGSMFSVAEQQLKNDQWDEESLQQGSEDYAADAGGGESDDNVRSPLLSRQTTSLEGKDIAPPHESSLSLRQTSSPIHDNTREAVGSMGIGGGWQLAWKWSERESEDGKKEEGFKRIYLHQEAVPESHRGSRVLLQGGEAPEGSAYVQAAALVSQPALFSKELMDQHPVGPAMVHPSETAGKGPRWSDLFEPGVRRALFVGIGIQILQQFSGINGVLYYTPQILEQAGVEVLLSNIGISSDSASILISAVTTLLMLPSIGVVMRLMDISGRRFLLLSTIPILIASLVVLVVANLVALGNVVHAVLSTVSVIVYFCCFVMGFGPIPNILCSEIFPTRVRGVCIAICALIFWIGDIIVTYTLPVMLNTIGLAGVFAIYLVVCIIAFVFVFLKVPETKGMPLEVIAEFFAVGTKQAAPQN; from the exons ATGCAGGGAGCTGTTCTGGTTGCCATAGCTGCCTCAATTGGTAATTTGCTGCAGGGATGGGACAACACTACCATTGCAG GAGCTGTTCTATACATTAAAAAGGAATTTAAATTGGAGAGTGAGCCCACTATAGAGGGTCTAATAGTAGCCATGTCACTTATTGGTGCTACTATTATCACAACATTCTCTGGAGCAGTATCAGATTTGGTTGGTAGGCGACCTCTTCTGATTATTTCATCAGTCCTGTACTTTGTCAGTGGTTTGATAATGTTATGGTCTCCGAATGTTTATGTCTTGCTCTTGGCAAGGCTTATTGATGGATTTGGCATTGGTCTTGCTGTCACACTTGTGCCTGTATATATTTCTGAGACAGCTCCATCAGAGATAAGGGGATTGTTAAATACGCTTCCACAGTTCAGTGGCTGTGGAGGCATGTTTCTGTCATACTGTATGGTTTTTGGAATGTCACTAATGGCAAATCCAGCTTGGAGAGTGATGCTTGGTGTACTCTCTATTCCTTCCCTTTTATATTTCTTATTGACAATTTTCTGTTTGCCGGAATCTCCAAGGTGGCTTGTAAGCAAAGGGAAAATGCTCGAGGCAAAATTGGTTTTACAAAGATTGCATGGAAGGGAGGATGTTTCAG GAGAAATGGCCCTTCTTGTTGAGGGCTTGGGAGTAGGTGGTGAGACATCCATTGAGGAGTACATAATTGACCCTGCTAATGAGCTCCCTGATGACCAGGGAGCAACTGCTGATACTGAACAGATCACATTGTATGGGCCAGAAGAGGGTCTTTCCTGGGTTGCACGACCTGTAAAAGGACAAAGCATCCTCGGAAGTGCCTTCACCCTTTTATCTCGCCATGGTAGCATGGAGATGCAGAGTAGTGTACCACTAATGGATCCATTGGTGACCTTATTTGGAAGTGTCCATGAGAAACTACCTGAAATGGGCAGCATGCGAAGCACAATGTTCCCTAATTTTGGAAGCATGTTTAGTGTAGCAGAACAGCAACTAAAAAATGATCAGTGGGATGAGGAGAGTCTTCAACAGGGTAGTGAAGACTATGCGGCTGATGCTGGAGGAGGTGAGTCTGATGACAATGTTCGAAGTCCATTACTCTCTCGTCAGACAACAAGCTTGGAAGGGAAGGATATAGCCCCACCACATGAGAGTTCTTTAAGTTTGAGACAAACTAGTAGTCCTATCCATGATAACACCAGAGAGGCAGTTGGTAGCATGGGTATTGGTGGGGGATGGCAATTGGCTTGGAAATGGTCTGAGAGAGAAAGTGAAGatgggaagaaggaagaaggtttCAAAAGAATTTATCTACACCAAGAAGCTGTCCCTGAGTCACACAGAGGTTCTCGGGTTTTGCTACAAGGAGGTGAAGCCCCAGAAGGCAGTGCATATGTCCAGGCCGCAGCATTGGTGAGCCAGCCTGCTCTTTTTTCTAAGGAGCTTATGGACCAGCATCCAGTTGGACCAGCAATGGTTCATCCATCAGAAACAGCCGGTAAAGGCCCAAGGTGGTCCGATCTATTTGAACCAGGAGTAAGACGTGCTTTGTTTGTTGGAATTGGAATCCAGATCCTTCAGCAG TTTTCTGGGATAAATGGGGTTCTCTACTACACTCCTCAGATACTTGAGCAAGCTGGTGTTGAAGTACTACTTTCTAATATTGGCATTAGTTCAGATTCAGCATCTATCCTTATTAGTGCTGTCACGACATTGTTAATGCTTCCTAGTATTGGTGTTGTTATGAGGCTCATGGATATCTCAGGGAGAAG GTTTCTTCTGCTGTCTACCATCCCCATCTTAATAGCATCACTGGTTGTCTTGGTTGTGGCCAACCTTGTGGCGCTGGGCAATGTGGTTCATGCAGTGCTCTCCACAGTCAGTGTCATTGTATACTTCTGCTGCTTTGTCATGGGTTTTGGACCAATCCCAAATATCCTCTGCTCGGAAATCTTCCCAACTCGGGTCCGTGGTGTCTGCATAGCTATCTGTGCACTTATATTCTGGATCGGAGATATCATAGTCACCTACACCCTACCTGTGATGTTGAACACAATTGGCCTTGCTGGCGTGTTTGCAATTTACTTAGTAGTCTGTATCATAGCTTTTGTGTTCGTGTTTCTAAAGGTTCCCGAAACAAAAGGCATGCCTCTGGAGGTTATTGCAGAGTTCTTTGCTGTTGGCACAAAACAAGCTGCTCCACAAAATTGA
- the LOC135612546 gene encoding monosaccharide-sensing protein 2-like isoform X2 — MSLIGATIITTFSGAVSDLVGRRPLLIISSVLYFVSGLIMLWSPNVYVLLLARLIDGFGIGLAVTLVPVYISETAPSEIRGLLNTLPQFSGCGGMFLSYCMVFGMSLMANPAWRVMLGVLSIPSLLYFLLTIFCLPESPRWLVSKGKMLEAKLVLQRLHGREDVSGEMALLVEGLGVGGETSIEEYIIDPANELPDDQGATADTEQITLYGPEEGLSWVARPVKGQSILGSAFTLLSRHGSMEMQSSVPLMDPLVTLFGSVHEKLPEMGSMRSTMFPNFGSMFSVAEQQLKNDQWDEESLQQGSEDYAADAGGGESDDNVRSPLLSRQTTSLEGKDIAPPHESSLSLRQTSSPIHDNTREAVGSMGIGGGWQLAWKWSERESEDGKKEEGFKRIYLHQEAVPESHRGSRVLLQGGEAPEGSAYVQAAALVSQPALFSKELMDQHPVGPAMVHPSETAGKGPRWSDLFEPGVRRALFVGIGIQILQQFSGINGVLYYTPQILEQAGVEVLLSNIGISSDSASILISAVTTLLMLPSIGVVMRLMDISGRRFLLLSTIPILIASLVVLVVANLVALGNVVHAVLSTVSVIVYFCCFVMGFGPIPNILCSEIFPTRVRGVCIAICALIFWIGDIIVTYTLPVMLNTIGLAGVFAIYLVVCIIAFVFVFLKVPETKGMPLEVIAEFFAVGTKQAAPQN, encoded by the exons ATGTCACTTATTGGTGCTACTATTATCACAACATTCTCTGGAGCAGTATCAGATTTGGTTGGTAGGCGACCTCTTCTGATTATTTCATCAGTCCTGTACTTTGTCAGTGGTTTGATAATGTTATGGTCTCCGAATGTTTATGTCTTGCTCTTGGCAAGGCTTATTGATGGATTTGGCATTGGTCTTGCTGTCACACTTGTGCCTGTATATATTTCTGAGACAGCTCCATCAGAGATAAGGGGATTGTTAAATACGCTTCCACAGTTCAGTGGCTGTGGAGGCATGTTTCTGTCATACTGTATGGTTTTTGGAATGTCACTAATGGCAAATCCAGCTTGGAGAGTGATGCTTGGTGTACTCTCTATTCCTTCCCTTTTATATTTCTTATTGACAATTTTCTGTTTGCCGGAATCTCCAAGGTGGCTTGTAAGCAAAGGGAAAATGCTCGAGGCAAAATTGGTTTTACAAAGATTGCATGGAAGGGAGGATGTTTCAG GAGAAATGGCCCTTCTTGTTGAGGGCTTGGGAGTAGGTGGTGAGACATCCATTGAGGAGTACATAATTGACCCTGCTAATGAGCTCCCTGATGACCAGGGAGCAACTGCTGATACTGAACAGATCACATTGTATGGGCCAGAAGAGGGTCTTTCCTGGGTTGCACGACCTGTAAAAGGACAAAGCATCCTCGGAAGTGCCTTCACCCTTTTATCTCGCCATGGTAGCATGGAGATGCAGAGTAGTGTACCACTAATGGATCCATTGGTGACCTTATTTGGAAGTGTCCATGAGAAACTACCTGAAATGGGCAGCATGCGAAGCACAATGTTCCCTAATTTTGGAAGCATGTTTAGTGTAGCAGAACAGCAACTAAAAAATGATCAGTGGGATGAGGAGAGTCTTCAACAGGGTAGTGAAGACTATGCGGCTGATGCTGGAGGAGGTGAGTCTGATGACAATGTTCGAAGTCCATTACTCTCTCGTCAGACAACAAGCTTGGAAGGGAAGGATATAGCCCCACCACATGAGAGTTCTTTAAGTTTGAGACAAACTAGTAGTCCTATCCATGATAACACCAGAGAGGCAGTTGGTAGCATGGGTATTGGTGGGGGATGGCAATTGGCTTGGAAATGGTCTGAGAGAGAAAGTGAAGatgggaagaaggaagaaggtttCAAAAGAATTTATCTACACCAAGAAGCTGTCCCTGAGTCACACAGAGGTTCTCGGGTTTTGCTACAAGGAGGTGAAGCCCCAGAAGGCAGTGCATATGTCCAGGCCGCAGCATTGGTGAGCCAGCCTGCTCTTTTTTCTAAGGAGCTTATGGACCAGCATCCAGTTGGACCAGCAATGGTTCATCCATCAGAAACAGCCGGTAAAGGCCCAAGGTGGTCCGATCTATTTGAACCAGGAGTAAGACGTGCTTTGTTTGTTGGAATTGGAATCCAGATCCTTCAGCAG TTTTCTGGGATAAATGGGGTTCTCTACTACACTCCTCAGATACTTGAGCAAGCTGGTGTTGAAGTACTACTTTCTAATATTGGCATTAGTTCAGATTCAGCATCTATCCTTATTAGTGCTGTCACGACATTGTTAATGCTTCCTAGTATTGGTGTTGTTATGAGGCTCATGGATATCTCAGGGAGAAG GTTTCTTCTGCTGTCTACCATCCCCATCTTAATAGCATCACTGGTTGTCTTGGTTGTGGCCAACCTTGTGGCGCTGGGCAATGTGGTTCATGCAGTGCTCTCCACAGTCAGTGTCATTGTATACTTCTGCTGCTTTGTCATGGGTTTTGGACCAATCCCAAATATCCTCTGCTCGGAAATCTTCCCAACTCGGGTCCGTGGTGTCTGCATAGCTATCTGTGCACTTATATTCTGGATCGGAGATATCATAGTCACCTACACCCTACCTGTGATGTTGAACACAATTGGCCTTGCTGGCGTGTTTGCAATTTACTTAGTAGTCTGTATCATAGCTTTTGTGTTCGTGTTTCTAAAGGTTCCCGAAACAAAAGGCATGCCTCTGGAGGTTATTGCAGAGTTCTTTGCTGTTGGCACAAAACAAGCTGCTCCACAAAATTGA
- the LOC135612546 gene encoding monosaccharide-sensing protein 2-like isoform X3 — MQGAVLVAIAASIGNLLQGWDNTTIAGAVLYIKKEFKLESEPTIEGLIVAMSLIGATIITTFSGAVSDLVGRRPLLIISSVLYFVSGLIMLWSPNVYVLLLARLIDGFGIGLAVTLVPVYISETAPSEIRGLLNTLPQFSGCGGMFLSYCMVFGMSLMANPAWRVMLGVLSIPSLLYFLLTIFCLPESPRWLVSKGKMLEAKLVLQRLHGREDVSGEMALLVEGLGVGGETSIEEYIIDPANELPDDQGATADTEQITLYGPEEGLSWVARPVKGQSILGSAFTLLSRHGSMEMQSSVPLMDPLVTLFGSVHEKLPEMGSMRSTMFPNFGSMFSVAEQQLKNDQWDEESLQQGSEDYAADAGGGESDDNVRSPLLSRQTTSLEGKDIAPPHESSLSLRQTSSPIHDNTREAVGSMGIGGGWQLAWKWSERESEDGKKEEGFKRIYLHQEAVPESHRGSRVLLQGGEAPEGSAYVQAAALVSQPALFSKELMDQHPVGPAMVHPSETAGKGPRWSDLFEPGVRRALFVGIGIQILQQFSGINGVLYYTPQILEQAGVEVLLSNIGISSDSASILISAVTTLLMLPSIGVVMRLMDISGRRRYIPVCSLADQYADHPLSGGTIDWGCSRPITTLNRLVTVNFDYRRPLSGGISRGRAKGEERRGRREGRTWRSASLSLNDPDPSSPSLVGHCR; from the exons ATGCAGGGAGCTGTTCTGGTTGCCATAGCTGCCTCAATTGGTAATTTGCTGCAGGGATGGGACAACACTACCATTGCAG GAGCTGTTCTATACATTAAAAAGGAATTTAAATTGGAGAGTGAGCCCACTATAGAGGGTCTAATAGTAGCCATGTCACTTATTGGTGCTACTATTATCACAACATTCTCTGGAGCAGTATCAGATTTGGTTGGTAGGCGACCTCTTCTGATTATTTCATCAGTCCTGTACTTTGTCAGTGGTTTGATAATGTTATGGTCTCCGAATGTTTATGTCTTGCTCTTGGCAAGGCTTATTGATGGATTTGGCATTGGTCTTGCTGTCACACTTGTGCCTGTATATATTTCTGAGACAGCTCCATCAGAGATAAGGGGATTGTTAAATACGCTTCCACAGTTCAGTGGCTGTGGAGGCATGTTTCTGTCATACTGTATGGTTTTTGGAATGTCACTAATGGCAAATCCAGCTTGGAGAGTGATGCTTGGTGTACTCTCTATTCCTTCCCTTTTATATTTCTTATTGACAATTTTCTGTTTGCCGGAATCTCCAAGGTGGCTTGTAAGCAAAGGGAAAATGCTCGAGGCAAAATTGGTTTTACAAAGATTGCATGGAAGGGAGGATGTTTCAG GAGAAATGGCCCTTCTTGTTGAGGGCTTGGGAGTAGGTGGTGAGACATCCATTGAGGAGTACATAATTGACCCTGCTAATGAGCTCCCTGATGACCAGGGAGCAACTGCTGATACTGAACAGATCACATTGTATGGGCCAGAAGAGGGTCTTTCCTGGGTTGCACGACCTGTAAAAGGACAAAGCATCCTCGGAAGTGCCTTCACCCTTTTATCTCGCCATGGTAGCATGGAGATGCAGAGTAGTGTACCACTAATGGATCCATTGGTGACCTTATTTGGAAGTGTCCATGAGAAACTACCTGAAATGGGCAGCATGCGAAGCACAATGTTCCCTAATTTTGGAAGCATGTTTAGTGTAGCAGAACAGCAACTAAAAAATGATCAGTGGGATGAGGAGAGTCTTCAACAGGGTAGTGAAGACTATGCGGCTGATGCTGGAGGAGGTGAGTCTGATGACAATGTTCGAAGTCCATTACTCTCTCGTCAGACAACAAGCTTGGAAGGGAAGGATATAGCCCCACCACATGAGAGTTCTTTAAGTTTGAGACAAACTAGTAGTCCTATCCATGATAACACCAGAGAGGCAGTTGGTAGCATGGGTATTGGTGGGGGATGGCAATTGGCTTGGAAATGGTCTGAGAGAGAAAGTGAAGatgggaagaaggaagaaggtttCAAAAGAATTTATCTACACCAAGAAGCTGTCCCTGAGTCACACAGAGGTTCTCGGGTTTTGCTACAAGGAGGTGAAGCCCCAGAAGGCAGTGCATATGTCCAGGCCGCAGCATTGGTGAGCCAGCCTGCTCTTTTTTCTAAGGAGCTTATGGACCAGCATCCAGTTGGACCAGCAATGGTTCATCCATCAGAAACAGCCGGTAAAGGCCCAAGGTGGTCCGATCTATTTGAACCAGGAGTAAGACGTGCTTTGTTTGTTGGAATTGGAATCCAGATCCTTCAGCAG TTTTCTGGGATAAATGGGGTTCTCTACTACACTCCTCAGATACTTGAGCAAGCTGGTGTTGAAGTACTACTTTCTAATATTGGCATTAGTTCAGATTCAGCATCTATCCTTATTAGTGCTGTCACGACATTGTTAATGCTTCCTAGTATTGGTGTTGTTATGAGGCTCATGGATATCTCAGGGAGAAG gcggtacataccagtctgTTCGCTAGCAGACCAGTATGCGGACCACCCGctatctggtggtaccatcgattgGGGCTGCTCCCGCCCCATTACCACCCTAAATCGGTTGGTGACGGTCAATTTCGACTATCGCCGCCCACTATCgggtggtattagccgagggagagctaagggagaagaaagaagagggagaagagaaggtaGAACCTGGAGATCCGCGTCGCTCTCCCTCAACGATCCTGATCCCTCGTCGCCCTCCCTCGTCGGACAttgcagatga